The Lolium rigidum isolate FL_2022 chromosome 2, APGP_CSIRO_Lrig_0.1, whole genome shotgun sequence genomic interval ACTCCTCTTAGAATTCCACCGGGTTGTGTGGCTTCAATGAACAAGATTGAACGCGCTTTTCTTTGGGCCGGAACAAAGGAGATCACCGGAGGAAAATGCAAATTAAATTGGGAGGCGGTTTGTAGGCCGAAAAGTCTTGGAGGCTTAGGCATCCTCCACATAGACAAATTTGCGAGGGCCCTTCGTTTAAGATGGCCTTGGTTCGAATGGAGGCACCCAACCAAGCTTTGGGTGGGAATGGGCAACCCATGTGACGAGGTGGACATGGATCTCTTCTATGCTTCGACTTCTATCTCCTTAGGAAATGGCAAGCTTGCTAGTTTTTGGGATTCTCCTTGGCTCAATGACACGAAGCCCAAAGACATAGCTCCGCTTATATACGAAGCTTCTACTAGGAAGAGATGGAAGGTAAACCAAGCTTTGACGGATCATGCTTGGGTTAAAAAAATCAAGATGGACACAAACCTCACCGTCCAACATTTGCATGAGTACATTCGGCTATGGACTCTTCTCCGGGACATTCATCTCAATGAGTCTCTTGAGGACACAATCACTTGGAACACCACCGAGAATGGAGAGTACTCCACGACCGCGGCTTACAAAGCACAATTCTTCGGCGCCATGACTACCAACATGAATCGGCTTGTTTGGAAGGCTTGGGCCCCCCCAAAGATCAAGTTCTTCGCTTGGTTGGCTCTCCATAATAGGCTTTGGACGGCGGACCGCCTAGCGAGAAGGGGTAGAACAAATTGCGGTCGGTGTCCGCTTTGCAACCAAACTCAAGAAACGGCGGCTCACCTTCTCTCCCATTGCCGCTACTCCAAGCGCCTTTGGGGGATGGTGAAAAGTTGGATTGGCATTCCTTCCATCCACCTCCATGCGTGGACGGACGATCTCAACCTTGAGGGATGGTGGTCCAAGTTGTTAAATGAGGCTTCGGGCAATCGTAAGGCCTTGTCCTCCATCATCATGCTAGTTAGTTGGACCATTTGGAAGGAGCGGAATGCTAGAATCTTCAACCATAAGTCCGCACCAACCGCCGCCCTCCTCAACATCATCAAAACCGAAGTAAAGCTTTGGGTTGCCGCGGGTGCGAAGTGTTTGAGTTTTGTAACAACGGGAGAGTAATCCCTTAGCTTTCCCTTCgggttttttttctttgttttctttggtgAACCTTCGGTCTTGTCTAAAACTCTTCCCCTTAATTAATGAAtagtggcaaatcttttgccactcgtttcaaaaaaaaaaaaatcagcctcTGACCAAAAGTTGATCCTCCATCAGAATCACGTCTACTAGAGCAAAGCGCCAGCCACCATGATTTCGTCACCAGATCTTACCGTGGAAGAAAGAAGGCACCATTCACATTCAGTAACCTATAATATCACATGCACTAGAGAAGAGACACACAAACTGATAATCAAATCAGAGCTCTTTTCCACCTCCTATGCATTATTGTTGGGACACAGCTGAGATCTCgttttcttccatttccaatttcTAGAGCCTCATATCAGGAACACATAGATGTGCAACATCCTCTCCTCACAAAGCTAGCTTGGTTCTTAATTTGAAGAACGCAACATGCTTATGTTCCTATATTTGTAATTCTGCAAGATTATATAACTACGCATTATCTGATAGTTAGTACTTGCATGTGTAGGTCCAGATTTAACTAAAATAGATGTCAAAGAGATGATATTTGGTACAACTGCGAAAATTACTGCATTCTCTTAAAGTTCAGACCATGCTTGGTTAAGTCATCATCTCTTGGGTTGTCTCTTGGCTAAGGTTGTAACAAATTCTAGCATACATGTCTTCAGAATAGATTGTAATCAACGCAAATTATTAAAAGAACATCTAAAAAAGCAGATATAGAAGAGCATTTTTTTTTAGGATGGTACATAAGACTTACTATCCTTTAAAAAGTATGCAAATGGATAAAGATGGCATATATATAGGCAGACAGTGCTACTATGGACTAAAAGTAACTAAAAGGTATGTAAGATATTATACGGTAATACCATAACCCTTTTTAAGGTAACCTTAATAAGTTCCTTTACTGTATGAAAGGCCCTCTACTTTTCAGCAACCTACCATACGAATATCAACTCTCTCCTGTACCAATACCAGGGCTTTCGAAATATTTGTTATGTAGCCCTACATGGGTAGTCTGTCAGCAAAAATGCTACTGCTACAATTACTGCACTATTCAGTTTTAAGATCAGATGTCCCCAGATAAAGTATCAGCCAGTAGGCCATCCAAAAATACAagagaaaaataagccaaaaaatgATAGAAACAACTAGTAAACAATGATCCACTTTGCAGTTAATATCTTGTAAACAAAGTTATTGCACGAAGAGTAGAGCAAGCAACCAACATACAAGATCAAAACTTCACCCTCACCAGTGATCAACACATTGTGCTCATCAACTAATACAAACTTGATCCTCACGAAAAACAAGTACAACATTTCTGTCCAGACAAAATTTTGAAACTTGGTATCGTCTGCCAAAATGAGAGAACCTTCTTTCATGGAAAGATACACTGAGGTTTGCATTGACAACTGCAATGGCTATTAAATAACATAAAGATACAGTGTGCAGATATGCTAATCACTGATAGTTGAAAGCATTTGCAGAATGCCCTGATATTCTCAATGTTCCTATATGTGTGTCAATATGACACGAGGATGGATAAGATAGCAGTGTGATGGTTTCTTCTCTACTGAATGAAGTAATGAACATCAATTTCATCCTCAATTACCAACCCCCAATCAACATGTAAAAAGCGTACATAGTAAGCCAGACATCCACCACTTAGTTATGCGAAGAACACCAAATCAGGAATTGTCAGCCTGCTACACGAAGTGAAATTTTGCTGTGCCATATGCAGTTACCAGTATTCATACCCGTTCTTGGCTCATGTAAATCTGAATCTAGTAGGCATTTCCCCTCTGCAGGCTGCTGCATAGTCTTCAGCAAGGTGTGGTGCAGCTTTCTTGTGAGGGCATATAAACCTCGCCATGAAGAACTTCTCGCTAATCATGACTGTATTATAGTAGTCTCGGTCTTGATGTAGCAACCCTTTTACCTTAAGAAACTTTAGGACATAGTACCGGGGTTTGATCCGGCCCTCCAGGCTATAACTGAGCAATGCTGGCCGATGAGCAATGTACCCTGGTTCCAATCCCACCTCAGAGATAAAGAACTCTGATTTTCTCTCCAGCGCGTCATTAGACCTAACCAGGACCATTGGAGCCTTACGAACAGCAATGCCCACCTCAGCATCCGACCACTTGAGCATGTTCTTCAACTGCTCCACTTTGATGGCAATCTCCTTCCCGCTGAGGAATGCGACAGCCTGCATCGCTTGCCTGAACATTCCAGAGCCACGGGGCACACCTACAGCTTCGGCGCGCATCGCCATCGCCCGGACGTGCTCTGGTTTGGTGGCAAGTATCCATCGCGCAGAGCCGCACAGCGAGGCAATATCGCAAGCACCTAGCCCACACTCCTGCAGGAACGCAACATTGGGCTTGACCACCTTCTCGAGGCTGCTTGAGAGGAGATTGGAGCTGTGATTGAGAGCCCGGAGGAGCCTCTCGGTGGAGCCGAAAAGAGGCAGGTAGTACTGCAGCTTGGAGACGATGCATCTAGAGCGGAATCTTTCGGGGGAGAGCGAGACAAGGCGGGCAACCTCAGAACGCGATATACCCAGGCCGTTGAGCCCGAGGACGACGGGGTCGAGGGTTCTCTCCACGCCAGCGCAGAGGAACTTGGGGTCCCtggcgacgacggcagcgacatCGGCGCTGGAGAGGCCGAGGCCGGCGAGGAAGGCGAGCACGGCATCCGGCTTGGATGGGCAGTTGACGTGGGGGATCTTCGTGGCGGCCTTGAGGGCTTGCGCTCGGGTGAGGCCGCAGGTGTCGATGAGGTACTTCTCGACGGCGAAGCTAGGCCTTGGGGAAACGGCGGCCGCAGCCGCGGAGAGGTGTTGGTGGAGAGGCCagacggtggaggcggcggaaGTCGATAGGAGATGGGAGAGAATGGAGTTTCTGAGGCGGAGCATGGCTGCGCgacggcgcgacggcggcggcggcggtggtgaggGAGATATGTTGTTAGATGGTCAGGTGCTCTCGAATTGCAAGCGACTGGGCCTACTTGTTAGATGGAGTAAGGTTCTCTCGAACTGCAAGCAACTGGCCTTCTTTTTCAGCATCGACTGGGCCTttcgggagagagtaccaacgaaAACCAACACGCTCAGTGTATATTATTTGCGAAAAAACGAAAAGTTCTTTTAgaccatgagcaccagtgctctctcTCATTGtattaaaaaaatcgaaaattatatttatatattttaaaaaatatgtaATAAAATTCTAAAAGTAGCTAACGATGTATTCCACTAACgtataaaatctcaattacaaatgttttgttttctgagctacacaaaaatgacaaagtctgatttttttttagagatttgaatcactatactcagatccacatatttgttatttttgtgcatcccaaaatacacattattttaaGTTGAAAATTAtacgtttgtgggatacaatactgactacatcatgatttattttcagatttttataaAACTTAGAAATATAATTTTTAATTACTTTTCTGAAAATTGATCTCgtactcatgtgcaccaaatctctgtccgcaAAAAATGCTATATTATCGGACAGTGCTCGCTAACTATTGGCACGTCGTCGGTTCTCACTTCCATTCTCACGTACCCAAAGATCGTGATCCACTCATTGCAGCCGCCGGTGATGGTGGCCATCTCCGATCTAGATTTGCTCTAGTGGATACTTGTCCGCCCGATCGCAACAAGGATCCGGCTTCCAACGTTGGctcgactccaccctcccacaacCTCCATTCATACATGGAGTTTTGATCCCTCAAGCTGGCCGATCCCTCATCACCGCCATTTTAATGTGCCCCGGTTGATCATGAATTATTGATAAGCAGGCGCTGCCGGTTACCTCAGAGATCTCTTATCCTTCTCGGACCCGGTGGATCGTTGGCCATCCCCGCATGGCAAGGATACATCGGCGATCGTCTGATTCATCCACCCTCCGCATGCCCATAGTCGCCATACATGTCGTTCCACTGCAAGGCATAGCAAGAGATCGTGCGCACCACCGCCGAGCCCAACTTCCCGTGGCTGCCCAGATTGCCACCGACGTGCATAAGTTTAG includes:
- the LOC124686665 gene encoding transcription termination factor MTERF8, chloroplastic-like, whose product is MLRLRNSILSHLLSTSAASTVWPLHQHLSAAAAAVSPRPSFAVEKYLIDTCGLTRAQALKAATKIPHVNCPSKPDAVLAFLAGLGLSSADVAAVVARDPKFLCAGVERTLDPVVLGLNGLGISRSEVARLVSLSPERFRSRCIVSKLQYYLPLFGSTERLLRALNHSSNLLSSSLEKVVKPNVAFLQECGLGACDIASLCGSARWILATKPEHVRAMAMRAEAVGVPRGSGMFRQAMQAVAFLSGKEIAIKVEQLKNMLKWSDAEVGIAVRKAPMVLVRSNDALERKSEFFISEVGLEPGYIAHRPALLSYSLEGRIKPRYYVLKFLKVKGLLHQDRDYYNTVMISEKFFMARFICPHKKAAPHLAEDYAAACRGEMPTRFRFT